In the genome of Arvicola amphibius chromosome 2, mArvAmp1.2, whole genome shotgun sequence, the window GGCAGGCATTCAGGTTCTGCTCATCCATTTTGAGCTGGCTCAGGGCCTGGTCATTGGTCTCTGAGCCCCTGCTACCCCCCTCAGCCATAGCCTGTGTGATGTCAAGATGAAAACAGTGGCGTGTGACTGCTTCTCTATCCTCTTCCTGGCTGAAGACAGTCAGAGAGTTCATCTTCTTGGGGTCTTCAGATGTCGATTTCTGATCCAGGCCTGCACTAGGGTCTCTTGATGGCCTTTTCAGGACCCCCCAGGGAGACTCTTTCCCAGGCTTCTTGGTACCCTCCTTGATATCCTCTGACTTAGACTTGATCTCTAAGAAGGAAGGGAGCGAGCCATTGGTGAGCTGGCGGTGCTGGCAGTGTTGCCGCACGGCCTTGTAGATCCTTACATAGAACCACAGCATGAGCAAAGTGGGGAGGTAGAAGTTGATGATGGCAGTCATGACCTTGAACCAAGTAACATTGTAGAAGTCTGTCTCACACTTGTCTTCTCGAAGCTCCGAGGGTGAGGGTGTGAAGTGATGCCAGCCAAGAATGGGTATAAcccacagaaaggaaagaaaccaggCCCCTAGGATGGTGGCTGATGCGCGGGTCTTGGTGCGATACCTGAGGTACCGGAGGGGTTGCTGGACAGAGCGATATCTATCAATACAAAGGATGAAGacactgaagatggatgctgtgCTGGCCACATAATCCATGGAGAGCCAAAAGAGGCAAAGGGGGCGGCCCAGGGACCACCTGGCCATGATGAGATAAAGGATGTTCATGGGCATGACGACTGCACCTACGATCAGGTCTGCTACTGACAGGCTGACAATGTACAGGTTGCCCACGGTGTGCAGCTTGCGCTCACTGTGCACAGCATAGAGCACCAGCAGGTTGAGACCCACTGTGACCAGGGAGATGCTACTTAGAACCACCACCAGGGGCAGCAACTGAGGGCTGGCCATGGCGGTCCTGTTCCCCTCACACATCTTGTCTTCGAAGGTTGAGGTGTTGAGAAGGCTCATTGGCGCAAGGGCAGCCTTCAACGATGGCTTCCACCCTAGGAGAAAAGACACGACACGAGATCAAGGTCAGCTGTCACCCAAGAGCATCATGCTGGTCAGACTGGGAGCTGCTGGGGGATAGTGGGCATCCATCCCACCATCAGGATCCATGTATTCACTCATGCATTCCTTATGACCTCATTCCATCAGTGGGTAGTTGTTGGATTCCTGGCATCATTCTGAATATCAGAGATAGCAGTGTATAAACTGGATAAAACCTTCCAATCTCGTGGAGTTTGCACGCCAGAGTTTAACCAGAACAGGGCAATCAGTACCTTGTGCAAGTCTGATTTCGAACACGTCCTGATTGACCTGAGTTCACCTATGTCCTCTTTGTTGGTTGCTGGTCCTGAGACAAAACCGTGGCTAGAGCTgagcgatggtggcgcatgcctttaatgtcagcacttgggaggcagaggcaggtagatctctgagcttgaggccagcctggtctacagagctaattccagggtagctagggctgttacacagagaaaccctgtttcagaaagaaaacaaaacaaaacaagaaaaccccacaaaaaacaacaaaaaacccctgTGGCTAGAAAGAGGCAGTGGGGTTCACAAAGCAGTCTCTCTCTGTGACAGATGCCAAACTATGAAAACCACCCTCTTCCCAGAAGGAAGTGAAGACGGGGTGTTTGGAGTAGTTTGGAGGTGGTCAGAAAAGTGTTAAGAAAACCTCAGAGGCTCTAAGTTTTAGGGTTCGGTTCTTATTTAGCTGCTGATGGGACCTTGGAGTCTTGTGAACACTAAGTCTTAGTTGctaaactctttcttttcttaggtCACTGACCAGGGAGAACTGACCTGTAACTATGAGCATTCCTGACTGGGGCCCTGGGGGGGATAAAAGAGGTACAGAGACATGGACTGAATGTAGCATAGCCCCAAGAAGGAAGGTCCTTGCACTGTGGAGACAGCTCAGGGATAGAGGGGTCATTAGCGACATCAAGGCTCTGGTTTCCAGTTCAACACCATGAAcaagatgttatttatttatttatctacttatttattgatgtctgtctgtgttttggAGGCCAGCTCTTGGTACAGGCACGAATGGCATGGAACTTTCagtgtagaccaaactggccttgcagtaatccccctgcttctgcctctccagagctgaGTTGCAGGTATgggccaccatatctggcttcaaaatattaatttgcttattactttataaattacaataagcaaattaatataatttttcatttgcttacTACATACAGTTCAGtgcaattttaaaaagcagtcatATGTAGCCTAGGCCGGCCTCAAGTCATTAGGTAGCTGAAGATGacattgaactcctgacccttctgcctccatcccttgagtgctgagattacacatGTGTACCATGCCTGGCTGATGCACGCTCTATTCCCCATCTTCCTTTGTCCTTCATATTTGTGGAATGTCTTTTGTGCAAAGAACAAAAGCTGCTTAACGTGCAGGGAGGCCTCACTTTCATCCTTAGCatcaaaaccaataaataaatatgatagtatcagctgtcaacttgacagactctagaccagtggttctcaaactgtgggtcacgaccccgtTGGGATGGAGTATCAGAtggcctgcatatcagatatttacattatgatttataacagcaacaaaattacagttataaaacaacaatgaaaatgactttatggttggggtcatgacaacatgaggaactttatgaaagggttgcagcattaggaaggttgagagccactgctctagaaaTACCCGAGAGACAGGCCTCTGAGCACGCCTGAGAAAGACTATCTTCATTAGATTAATGGATGTAGGAAAGCCTAGCTCAGCAGGGGGTGGCACCTAGGGGACCCTGGGCTGTGTAAAATGGAGAAAGCCATCTGAACACACATTCAGTCATTGTTCTTGACTTCTTAGCTGCAGCTACAATGAGttcagctgcttcaagctccccATGCCGTGATCCACGCCCCCATGAGCTGAAagcagaactgtgagccaaaataaactctttctgtcTTAAATTGTTCTTGTTGGGGGTATTtacatcacagaaaaagaaactaaaaagacAAATAACTGTATGTTagacgaatgaatgaatgaatgaatgaatgaatgaagagtgGCAGAAGGGTCTGACTCAGTGGCAGTACACccacctggcatgcacaagggCCTGAGTTCTATTCCCCACACCATCGAAGATAAGTAAATAGgactagggaggtggctc includes:
- the Hrh1 gene encoding histamine H1 receptor; the encoded protein is MSLLNTSTFEDKMCEGNRTAMASPQLLPLVVVLSSISLVTVGLNLLVLYAVHSERKLHTVGNLYIVSLSVADLIVGAVVMPMNILYLIMARWSLGRPLCLFWLSMDYVASTASIFSVFILCIDRYRSVQQPLRYLRYRTKTRASATILGAWFLSFLWVIPILGWHHFTPSPSELREDKCETDFYNVTWFKVMTAIINFYLPTLLMLWFYVRIYKAVRQHCQHRQLTNGSLPSFLEIKSKSEDIKEGTKKPGKESPWGVLKRPSRDPSAGLDQKSTSEDPKKMNSLTVFSQEEDREAVTRHCFHLDITQAMAEGGSRGSETNDQALSQLKMDEQNLNACRRISETSEDQTLVDRQSFSRTTDSDPSTEPGPGRDKLRSGSNSGLDYIKITWKRLRSHSRQYVSGLHLNRERKAAKQLGFIMAAFILCWIPYFIFFMVIAFCTSCCSEPVHMFTIWLGYINSTLNPLIYPLCNENFKKTFKKILHIRP